Below is a window of Vibrio fortis DNA.
AACCGTTGTTACAGTAATGACTGACCTTGCGGTTGCTGTATTTGTCGGCGTTATCGCTTCTGCACTAATGTTTGCTTGGCAGCACGCTAAGCACATCTACGCAGACACTTGCATCAATGATGAAGGTTCAAAAGTATACAAGGTTAACGGTCCGATCTTCTTCGGTTCTACAGCGAACTTCCTAGAGCTTTTTGATGCTCTTGAAGATCCTCAAGACGTAATCGTAGACTTCGCAAACTCTCGCGTAACTGATCACTCAGCAATCGAAGCAATTGATACCATTGCCGAGCGTTACGCAGCACAAGGTAAAACGCTGCACCTACGTCACCTAAGCCAAGACTGTGTGGCAATGCTGCACAAAGCAGGTAGCCTAGTTGAAGCGAACGTTGCTGAAGACCCAATCTACAAGGTTATGTCTAAGTAACAGCTGATGGCTTTACATAGATAAGAAAAAGAATGCCGACGATATGCGTCGGCATTTTTGTTTGCGAGCGTTAAGTGTATTAGCTCAATGTCGATCTCTTAGAGAGATTTCAAGATTGCTTCACTCGACTCTTCAATTAAATCGAGTACTAACTCAAAGCCATCACCCTCTCCATAATATGGATCAGGAATCTCTTGGTAACCGGAATCACCGTAGCTTAGGAACAGAGCCAATTTATACTGTAGGTGAGCTGGGCATTGGGATTCTAAGTCTGCAAGGTTTGCCTTATCCGCGGCTAAAATCAGGTCAAACTTATCAAAGTCTTGTGCAACCACTTTACGAGACCGAATGCCTTTAAAGCTGTAGCCCCTAGCCTCACCAGCCGCTTTAGAACGTGGGTCTGGCGGGTTTCCTTGGTGGTACCCGATGGTGCCGGCTGAATCGACCTCGACGTCAACTCCCATAGATTTAGCCTTAGCTCGCAGTATTGCTTCCCCTGTCGGTGAGCGACAAATATTTCCCATACAGACTACCAGTATCTTTTTCATCCCTAATCACCTGTTCTTTCGATGGTTTTTGATAGTGTTAACTTAAGCTATGATAGTGCTAATCACAAATTATAAGGAAGAGTTATGTCGACTGAAGACAACAAAGAACAGCGCCATAAGGCACGTCAACAAAAGGTTAAAGAGCAAGTTGATGCTCGTGTTGCCGCTGCTCAGGAAGTTAAAGGCTTGCTGCTTGTTATTACAGGTAATGGTAAAGGCAAATCGACTTCAGGCTTTGGTACCATAACTCGCGCTGTCGGACACGGTAAGAAGTGTGCAGTTGCTCAGTTCGTAAAAGGGACATGGGACAACGGTGAAAAGAACGTACTTGAAAAGCTCGATGTTGAATTTCAGGTGATGGGTACTGGCTTTACATGGGAAACGCAAAACAAAGCCAAAGATATTGAGGCCGCACAACGTGTCTGGACTGAGTGTAAACGCATGCTGGCTGACGAATCATTAGATGTGATTCTGTTTGATGAACTGACTTACATGGTGAGTTACGGCTACATAGAATTGGATGAAGTGGTTGAGGCTCTTAACAACCGTCCAAAGATGCAATCGGTGATCATTACAGGCCGTGGGGCGCATCGCACGCTAACTGAGATGGCCGATACTGTGTCTGAAGTCCGTAACGTCAAGCACGCTTTTGAGTCAGGAGTTAAAGCTTTACAAGGTGTTGACTGGTAATCACCTTCAACCATAGATCCGCAACTCGGTCATTCTTCCCTCTCGAGGATGACGACCACAAGGCCATTCCGCCCTTGAACAACGGACGACTGCCTATAGTCACTCCCTAGTTCGAGGGACGAGTGTCATAGGGAATCTCTCTTGAGTATTACCGATACCAAAATAAAAGAGCGCCACTCCTAATAACAGAGTGGCGCTTCGTTTATATAAGACTCAAAACAGATTAGTTAAACAGACCTTTCAACAGTCCATCTACCGCTTCTTTGGTTTTCTCGTCTTTAATTTTATCAGTCAGCTTCTCAACACCGCGGTCGATCTCTTTCTGCGCTTTCTGCTTCAATACGTCATCAAACACTAAGCTAAACTTAGGATCTGTCCAAGCACCCGTCACCTTGATTGGGATAGTCACATCTTTAAGGTCGTCAATGCTCTTACCACCCTGACCTTCTAGTGAACCTACGATAGAGGTACGTACTAGGAAATCGACAGTCTCATTGATGAAATTAGCTTTACCAGAGCCAGTAACACGTAATAGAGGCGATTGCGCTGAAAGGTCGTTAGTCGATACCCAACCTTTATCAACTTTTAGTGTTGTCTTCATCGCACTGAAGTCGGTTTTTTGAACGCCTTCAGTTTCATCTAACTTTTCACCTTTGATCTTCGCGTAGTTCTCACGAATCAATTGTGCAACGTTAATACCGTTCACAGCACCATCCGCAAAGTTGATAGCGATAGTACCCACTAAGTTCTGCTTGATACCTGTCGGAGTCAGGCTCTTACCAGAGACATTGACATCGATGTTACCCGTACCTTCTAGCATGTCGTTGTTCGCAACATCCACCAGCAGGGGTTGAACTTTCACGCCCTTGATTGCTTTCTTAGCTGTATATGAAGCTGGTGACTTACGCGCATCCAGTGTTGCCGTTGCCGAGATAGAGCCATCGTAAAGATTAGAGGTGAATGAATCCAGTTTTGCCACTCCACGGTTAACCGAGAAAGCCGCTTTTACATTCTGCATATGAGCGTTGTTAGCTTTAAACTTATCAATCGTCATATCACCTTTAACATCCAGCGTTTTCAGAGCCGTTAGATCAGGTTCGACTTCTTTTGCTGGCGCTGCAGGTTCTGTTTCCTGAGCAGGCTGTGAAGCCGCTGTTGAATCAGATGCACTACCTAAACCTAGGAACTCATCGAGATCGATATTTGGACTATGCAGAGAGAAACGTACCTTAGGGATCTCAGACAGCGTCACATCCGCCTTACCGTCGAGTGCGATACTGTTCGCTTGAAGTTTCTCTAATACAAAGCTCAGGTGACTCTTAGTTAGATCAAAGCTCAGGTCAGAAAGCATATCGACTTTCATCGGTGATTGAGGAAGTGCATCACCTTTAAACGTAGAGTCCAATGTGAGCTTGTTGAGAACAACTTTTGAAATCGCGCTATCAACTGTCAGTTCACCCGCGCCTTTCAGATCCAGCTCCATACCAGCGGCATTACCTACAACGCTGTAAGTTAGGTTATTCACCTTATCGAACTCAAACGTATCAAGACCAATCTTTGCCGACTCAATTTGAGTACTTGGATCACTGAACGTTGCATTCAAATCTATGTTACGCAACGCGTAGCTTGTAAAGCCTTTCGCTAGCTTTAAGTCTGCACTACCTTGCGCTGAAAACTTCTGTTGATTGTTCTCACCAGAAGCCGAGAAAGTTGCAGTAGTCCATGTATCTGCCGCAAATTCTGATAGATTGAATGCGACATCGTACAGCTTAATAAATGAACCCGCTTGTTTGTCATCCATTTCGAACAATGCATTTGAAACAGTCACACCAGCAAGATTAATCGTCCAGTTTGAAGCGGCACTCCCTTGTTGCGGATTAGACACTTCCTCTTGCTGAGGCGCAGTCTCCTCAGCAGGAGATGGCGCTGTTTGAGCCTGTGTCAACGCATCTATGTTCTTGCTGCCATCTTTTAGAGTTTCTAAATAGAATTCCGCACCATCGAGCGTAACGTTACCGATTTCAAGTTGATTACTAAAGAGAGGTGTTACTGAGATATCAACACCGACGGTATCAACTTTGAATAAGTTAGGTTGAGTGAAGCCCTGCGGATTGCGCAGTTCTGTCTTTCCTAGTTCAAAACCAATCGATGGAAAAAATTGCCAACTGATGTCACCTTCAATCACAAGCTCTAAACCGGTGTGCTTTTGGGCTTGTTCGACGATCAGTGGTTTAAATTGGTTAGGATTCACTAACAGCACTAGCGCCAGAATCGCCGCGATAACGACAACAACTGGGATAGCTATGAAAATGAGTAGTTTCTTCATCCGCATATTCCTTGCTTAGATTCCAAAAGAAAGTGGCACTATAAAAGTGCCACTTATTCGATAAAAAATAAAGCTGAGTTAAGAACTTATCACTAAATTCTTACTTTTGTCAGATGGTACCGACTACGCCTTTAAAAGCTTAGCAATATGAGCTTTCAAAACGTCAATTGCGATACGGTTTTTACCGCCACGAGGAACGATAATATCGGCATGCTGCTTTGATGGCTCAATAAACTGCATAAACATCGGACGTACTGTCTCTTGGTATTGCTTCAGTACAGAGTCCATCGTACGACCACGCTCTTCAACATCACGCTTAACACGACGCAATAGACAGATATCTAGCGGTGTGTCCATGAAGACACTCGCGTGCATCAATTTACGTAGACGTGGGTCTGTTAGCAGTAGGATACCTTCTAAGATGATCACTTTCTTAGGTGTAAGTGTAGTCGTTTCAGAAGTACGAGTGTGCTCAGAGTAGCTGTATTCCGGTACTTCAACTGAGTTGCCGTTCATTAGCTCTTTAAGGTGCTCACACAATAGGTCGTGATCTAATGCGTTTGGGTGGTCGTAGTTTGTTTTAACACGCTCTTCCATACTCAAGTGGCTTTGGTCGCTGTAGTAGCAATCTTCCGTGATAACACCAATTTGATGGTCGCCTACTTTTTCGCGCAACTCATTATAAATAGTACTAGCAATCAGACTCTTTCCTGAAGCCGAAGCGCCAGCGATACCTACGATGACACATTGATTATTATCAGACATTATTTTGCACCCGATATGGTTTGGTGATGGGAATAGATAAACCGCCTGATTATAGGGGCTAAGCTCTATAGATTCTAGTCGCCATTTCAGCAAAATACCGTCAAATTGATGATCTAAATGGATTAAATCAAAATAAACGTTTGCTTAATGTCCAGTGCCCATCAACCATTTGCACACTCTGTGTGAATTTTGAACTACTCAACCATTGAGAAGTTGATCGCTTCTGGTTTCACTTTACCCGTCCAGAACATCTTGCATGCAACATTCTCAGCCAAATCGAGGTAATGGCGCGTATGTTCGCTGTCTGGTCGACGCACTACGGTTGGCATTCCTGCATCAATGTCTTCACGAACATCGATATGCAGCGGGATCTGCGCAAGAATATCGAGACTAAATTCAACGGCCATCGCTTCAGCACCGCCAGAACCAAAGATATGTTCTTTTTCACCACAGTGACTACAGATATGGTAGCTCATATTTTCAACAAGACCTGCAACTGGCACACCTACTTTGTCGAACATCGCCACACCTTTACGAGCATCCGCTAGAGCAAGGTCTTGCGGTGTCGTCACGACGATTGCGCCCGTAACTGGAATTTGTTGCGATAAAGTCAGTTGGATGTCACCAGTACCCGGCGGCATGTCAATGACTAAGTAATCAAGGTCCGGCCATACCGTTTCATTCATGATTTGGCCAAGTGCTTTAGCTGCCATAGGACCACGCCAAATAGCCGCATCATCTTTTGACACTAAATAACCGATTGAGTGAGTGAAGATGCCGTGCGCTTCAATTGGAATCATCCATTTGTTATCGCGTACTTCAGGTTTAGCTTGCATTTGCCCCAACATCATAGGCACTGAAGGGCCATAGATGTCAGCATCCAATAGACCAACTTTGGCGCCTGATTTTGACAATGCGAGAGCCAGATTAACCGAGGTTGTTGATTTACCGACACCACCTTTTGCAGACGTTACCGCAATGATGTTTTTAACCCCTTTGACTGGGCTTGATACGGTTGTTTCTAGTGCAGCAGGCTTAATGCGAATCTCAAAGTCGAACGCTGCGACTTTCTGTTCAGCGATTTGATGTGATATCCAGTGTGATAGCTCTTCTACCAAGCTATTGGCCGCAAATGGAAGCGTAATGATGAATGAACCTTTTGGGTCAACCGTTACCATATTCGGTTGCAATGCCCATTCAGGGATTAGAAGGACAGATTCAAACTCATTCAGCCAAGAACAAAAATCTTGCTTTGATGTGAAGTTACGCATTGGGGCTCCTTTTTTTGATTTATGCTATCACCCGCTGACGAAAGACTGAACCCTTAAAAAACTAAGGGATTCGTTTATTTGATACCTTGGCGTGACACACGTTATAAAGTAGTATTACACATCAAATTTATACCCATCAAAAAGAAGCGAAATTTAAGTATGGCGACTGATCCAAGAAAACTTTTGGTAACTTGTGCCCTTCCGTACGCTAACGGTTCAATTCACCTAGGTCATATGCTTGAGCACATTCAAGCGGATATCTGGGTTCGATACCAACGCCTACGTGGCAACACTGTAAACTTCATCTGTGCTGACGATGCTCACGGCACGCCAATCATGCTAAAAGCACAACAGATGGGTATTACGCCAGAAGAGATGATCGCTGCTGTAAGTGAAGAGCATCAGAAAGACTTCGCTGGCTTCGATATTAGCTTTGATAACTACCACAGCACACACTCTGAAGAGAACCGTGAACTGGCTTCACACATCTACCTAGAGCTTAAAAAGAACGGCTTTATCTCTAGCCGCACTATCTCTCAGCTGTTTGACCCAGAGCAAGAGATGTTCCTACCGGACCGTTTCGTAAAAGGTACATGTCCTAAGTGTAAGTCAGAAGACCAATACGGTGACAACTGTGATAACTGTGGTGAGACGTACAGCCCAACTGAACTAATTAACCCGAAATCAGCAGTATCTGGCGCGACGCCAGTAATGAAAGATTCTGAGCACTTCTTCTTCGACCTACCTCAGTTTGAAAGCATGCTACAAGAGTGGACTCGCTCTGGTTCGCTTCAGTCTGAAACTGCGAACAAGATGCAAGAGTGGTTTGAGTCTGGTCTGCAGCAGTGGGATATCTCACGCGACGCACCATACTTTGGCTTCGAAATCCCTGGTGAGAAAGACAAGTTCTTCTACGTATGGCTAGACGCACCAGTTGGTTACATGGCTTCGTTCAAGAACCTATGTAACAAAACTGAAGGCCTAGACTTCGACGAGTACTGGAAAAAAGACAGCACAACTGAGCTTTACCACTTCATCGGTAAAGACATCGTTTACTTCCACTCTCTATTCTGGCCTGCAATGCTAGAAGGTTCTGGTTTCCGTAAGCCAAACAACGTATTCGTACACGGCTACGTAACGGTAAATGGCGCGAAGATGTCTAAGTCTAAGGGCACATTCATCAAGGCAGCAACTTACCTTGATCACCTAGACCCAGAATGTCTACGTTACTACTACGCAGCGAAACTAAACAGCCGTATCGATGACCTAGATCTTAACCTTGAAGACTTCACACAGCGCGTTAACGCTGACGTAGTAAACAAGATTGTTAACCTAGCATCACGTAACGCTGGTTTCATCACTAAGCGTTTCGAAGGCAAGCTTTCTGCTAACTTCGCAGAAACTGAGCTATATAATGAGTTCACTGCGGCGGCTGACCGTATCGCAGAGCTTTATGAGACTCGTGAGTTTGGTCGTGCAATCCGTGAAATCACAGCACTAGCAGACAAAGCTAACCAATACGTTGATGAAAAAGCACCGTGGGTTGTAGCGAAAGAAGAAGGTAAAGACCAAGAGCTACAAGACATCTGTTCTGTTGGTATCAACCTATTCCGCGTTCTGATGACTTACCTAAAACCAGTTATGCCAGAGCTTGCTGCACGTACTGAAGCGTTCCTAAACGAGACGCTAACTTGGGAAGGTATCGCTGCGCCGCTAACTGATCACGAGATCACTAAGTTCAAAGCGCTATTCAACCGCATCGATCCTAAGAAGGTTGAAGCAATGATTGAAGCTTCTAAAGAAGACGCAGCAGCAGAAGTTGCAGCGAAAGAAAAAGCAGAAGCTGAAAAGAACAAAGCAAGCCAAACTGAGCTAGATAAAGATCCAATCGCAGAAGAAATTGAATTTGACGCTTTCGCAGCAGTCGATATGCGTATCGCTCGCATCATCTCATGTGAAGAAGTGCCAAAAGCAAACAAACTGCTTAAGTTCCAACTAGACATCGGTGGCGAAACTCGCCAAGTATTCTCTGGCATTAAGTCAGCTTACAAACCAGAAGAGCTAGAAGGCAAGCTAACGGTCATGGTAGCAAACCTTAAGCCTCGTAAGATGAAGTTTGGTATGTCTGAAGGCATGATCCTAGCAGCGGGCCCTGGTGGCAGCGATCTATGGATCCTTGAGCCGCATGAAGGTGCACAGCCAGGCATGCGCGTGATGTAATCGTGCTCTAAGCTTTACAAATCCCCATAGCAGAGATGTTATGGGGATTTTTTATTTCTACCCCAGCGGACGGTTCTCTGATACAGTCGCGCCCAATTAACTCTACCCTCTTAGGACACCTCTGTGACTAACAATGAAATCTTGCGCCGTATCCAGCACGCGCTAAACCTAAAGAACGCTCAAATCATCAAAGCCTTTGAGCAAGCTGATACGACTATTGCGCATGACCAAGTAAACAACTGGCTAAAAGCTGAAGGTGAAAAGTCATTCTCGAAGATGAAAGATAAAGACTTGGCAATCTTCCTAAATGGTTTCATTAATCTTAAGCGCGGCAAGAAAGACGGCGATCAACCGAAACCAGAAGTATCACTGACTAACAACATGATCTTCATGAAGCTGCGTATTGCATTAAATATGAAGGCTGAAGATGTTTTGGATGCACTAGAGGTGATGGGAATTAGCTTAAGTAAGTACGAAATTGGTGCCTACTTCCGCAAGCCAAACAACAAGAATTACAAAGCCTGTGAAGACCAACTACTGTGCGACTTCTTAAGCGGTGTTCAGTTCTCTCAACGTCCAGATTCAGAAGAGTTTGCTGGCTAGATTTGCTTCCGTAAGCAAAACAGTAAATCAGACATAAAAAACGGCGAGCTATCAGATAGCTCGCCATTTTTATTTGTTCGCTGAACTTAGACGATTAGCAGCGCTTAGCTGTCATCTTCAGTAAAGTTCGTTGGCAGTGTCGTTTTCATTTCGTTCCAAATCTGTCCACTTGCAACACCGTAGTTACGGATCACCAATGGCAAGTTTTCACGTTCACCGCTCTCACAGATAACTAACAGCTCTTTATAGAAATCCATCGCTAGGCGACGCGCTTCTGGGTTAGAGAAGTAGTAGCTACCGATACGATCGTATAGCTTACGAACGCCGTTGAAAATCAGACCATAGATTTGGTTGCCTGAATGGAACGCAAGGCGTTGGAACAGCATGTAGTCATAAAAGTTGAAGGTTTTAGCAATTAGAATCGCTTGGCGTTTTTCTTCATCTTTTTCGTTGTCTTC
It encodes the following:
- a CDS encoding low molecular weight protein-tyrosine-phosphatase; its protein translation is MKKILVVCMGNICRSPTGEAILRAKAKSMGVDVEVDSAGTIGYHQGNPPDPRSKAAGEARGYSFKGIRSRKVVAQDFDKFDLILAADKANLADLESQCPAHLQYKLALFLSYGDSGYQEIPDPYYGEGDGFELVLDLIEESSEAILKSL
- the cobO gene encoding cob(I)yrinic acid a,c-diamide adenosyltransferase — its product is MSTEDNKEQRHKARQQKVKEQVDARVAAAQEVKGLLLVITGNGKGKSTSGFGTITRAVGHGKKCAVAQFVKGTWDNGEKNVLEKLDVEFQVMGTGFTWETQNKAKDIEAAQRVWTECKRMLADESLDVILFDELTYMVSYGYIELDEVVEALNNRPKMQSVIITGRGAHRTLTEMADTVSEVRNVKHAFESGVKALQGVDW
- a CDS encoding AsmA family protein, whose amino-acid sequence is MRMKKLLIFIAIPVVVVIAAILALVLLVNPNQFKPLIVEQAQKHTGLELVIEGDISWQFFPSIGFELGKTELRNPQGFTQPNLFKVDTVGVDISVTPLFSNQLEIGNVTLDGAEFYLETLKDGSKNIDALTQAQTAPSPAEETAPQQEEVSNPQQGSAASNWTINLAGVTVSNALFEMDDKQAGSFIKLYDVAFNLSEFAADTWTTATFSASGENNQQKFSAQGSADLKLAKGFTSYALRNIDLNATFSDPSTQIESAKIGLDTFEFDKVNNLTYSVVGNAAGMELDLKGAGELTVDSAISKVVLNKLTLDSTFKGDALPQSPMKVDMLSDLSFDLTKSHLSFVLEKLQANSIALDGKADVTLSEIPKVRFSLHSPNIDLDEFLGLGSASDSTAASQPAQETEPAAPAKEVEPDLTALKTLDVKGDMTIDKFKANNAHMQNVKAAFSVNRGVAKLDSFTSNLYDGSISATATLDARKSPASYTAKKAIKGVKVQPLLVDVANNDMLEGTGNIDVNVSGKSLTPTGIKQNLVGTIAINFADGAVNGINVAQLIRENYAKIKGEKLDETEGVQKTDFSAMKTTLKVDKGWVSTNDLSAQSPLLRVTGSGKANFINETVDFLVRTSIVGSLEGQGGKSIDDLKDVTIPIKVTGAWTDPKFSLVFDDVLKQKAQKEIDRGVEKLTDKIKDEKTKEAVDGLLKGLFN
- the udk gene encoding uridine kinase, whose product is MSDNNQCVIVGIAGASASGKSLIASTIYNELREKVGDHQIGVITEDCYYSDQSHLSMEERVKTNYDHPNALDHDLLCEHLKELMNGNSVEVPEYSYSEHTRTSETTTLTPKKVIILEGILLLTDPRLRKLMHASVFMDTPLDICLLRRVKRDVEERGRTMDSVLKQYQETVRPMFMQFIEPSKQHADIIVPRGGKNRIAIDVLKAHIAKLLKA
- the apbC gene encoding iron-sulfur cluster carrier protein ApbC — protein: MRNFTSKQDFCSWLNEFESVLLIPEWALQPNMVTVDPKGSFIITLPFAANSLVEELSHWISHQIAEQKVAAFDFEIRIKPAALETTVSSPVKGVKNIIAVTSAKGGVGKSTTSVNLALALSKSGAKVGLLDADIYGPSVPMMLGQMQAKPEVRDNKWMIPIEAHGIFTHSIGYLVSKDDAAIWRGPMAAKALGQIMNETVWPDLDYLVIDMPPGTGDIQLTLSQQIPVTGAIVVTTPQDLALADARKGVAMFDKVGVPVAGLVENMSYHICSHCGEKEHIFGSGGAEAMAVEFSLDILAQIPLHIDVREDIDAGMPTVVRRPDSEHTRHYLDLAENVACKMFWTGKVKPEAINFSMVE
- the metG gene encoding methionine--tRNA ligase, coding for MATDPRKLLVTCALPYANGSIHLGHMLEHIQADIWVRYQRLRGNTVNFICADDAHGTPIMLKAQQMGITPEEMIAAVSEEHQKDFAGFDISFDNYHSTHSEENRELASHIYLELKKNGFISSRTISQLFDPEQEMFLPDRFVKGTCPKCKSEDQYGDNCDNCGETYSPTELINPKSAVSGATPVMKDSEHFFFDLPQFESMLQEWTRSGSLQSETANKMQEWFESGLQQWDISRDAPYFGFEIPGEKDKFFYVWLDAPVGYMASFKNLCNKTEGLDFDEYWKKDSTTELYHFIGKDIVYFHSLFWPAMLEGSGFRKPNNVFVHGYVTVNGAKMSKSKGTFIKAATYLDHLDPECLRYYYAAKLNSRIDDLDLNLEDFTQRVNADVVNKIVNLASRNAGFITKRFEGKLSANFAETELYNEFTAAADRIAELYETREFGRAIREITALADKANQYVDEKAPWVVAKEEGKDQELQDICSVGINLFRVLMTYLKPVMPELAARTEAFLNETLTWEGIAAPLTDHEITKFKALFNRIDPKKVEAMIEASKEDAAAEVAAKEKAEAEKNKASQTELDKDPIAEEIEFDAFAAVDMRIARIISCEEVPKANKLLKFQLDIGGETRQVFSGIKSAYKPEELEGKLTVMVANLKPRKMKFGMSEGMILAAGPGGSDLWILEPHEGAQPGMRVM
- a CDS encoding YehS family protein, translating into MTNNEILRRIQHALNLKNAQIIKAFEQADTTIAHDQVNNWLKAEGEKSFSKMKDKDLAIFLNGFINLKRGKKDGDQPKPEVSLTNNMIFMKLRIALNMKAEDVLDALEVMGISLSKYEIGAYFRKPNNKNYKACEDQLLCDFLSGVQFSQRPDSEEFAG